CTCCTAAAGCTAGTATGGAACTAATGATTAGGTTAGCTGGTGGACATGAAAATCTTGGATTTATTTTGGATGATTGTCGGAATTATATATGCACCAAAAGAACAATTCAAATGCGTACAGGAGATACAGGTGGTGTTCTTGAATATCTTCAACAGATGAAGTCAAAAGATCCAAAAAAAATTTATGCTTTGCAAGTGGACAAAGATGATTTGTTAACGAATATTTTTTGGGCAGATGCACACATGATGGCATCATATCATAACTTTGGTGATGTTGTTTGCTTTGACACAACCTAGCGAAAAAATCATGATTGCCGGCCTTTTGCTATGTTCGTTGGGGTAAATCATCATAAACAAACCACTATATTCGGGGCtgcattgttatatgatgaaACTACTGCAACCTTTATGTGGTTATTTGATACTTTTGTAGCAGCAATGTCAGGGAAAAAACCAAAAACTATTCTTACTGATCAAGATGCAGCAATGGCAAAGGCATTAAGATCCCAATGGCCAGAGACTTATCATCGCTTATGCATTTGGCATATGTATCAAAATGCAGCAAAACACCTGAGTAGTGTTTTTGAAAGATTTTGTGAATTTGCTACGGATTTTGGAAATTGCATATATGAATATGATGAAGAATGTGAATTCATTGAGGCTTGGGGGAACATGCTTGGGAAATATAATCTTGAAAATAATGATTGGTTGGCAAAACAATTCGAGTTGAAGGAGAAGTGGGCACTTGTATATGGAAGAGAGACTTTTTGTGCAAATATGACTACTACTCAACGAAGTGAAAGCATGAATAATGTACTTAAAAAGTATGTTAGCTATCAACACACGTTGTTGCGTTTTTTCAAACATTTTGAGAGGTTAATTGATGATCGTCGTTATGAAGAGTTAAAAGCAGATTTTAGAGTAAGTCAACGCAATTTAGCACCATCTCTCCCAATTGAAATTTTGAATCATGCAGCATATGTGTATACCCCTGCAGTGTTGAGAATGTTTGAGGTTGAGTTTTCAAAGGCTTATAACTGTGCTATGGAATTTTGTACTGAGCTAGGAGCAGTGACAGAGTATAAGCTTACTCCTAATGGTAAGTATTTTCACCACACAGTTAAATATGACTCTTCAATTGATGGAGCGATATGTAGTTGCAAGAAGTTTGAGTTTGCAGGAATATTGTGCTCACATATTCTTAAAGTATTTTCCTTTCGTAATGTTTTGAAAATACCTTCTCAATACATTTTAAAGAGGTGGACAAAGCATGCGAAGATTGGAGCTACAGGTAGTACATCTGAGATTAAACAGGGAGATGATCCTAAAGCATGTTTGGCAATGCGTTATCAAGATTTGTCGAGATCTTACACTCATATTGTAACAAGAGCATCAGAAACTGAAAAAGCCTATAAAGTTGCTAGAAATGTCTTTAAAAAACTTTGGGATGATGTTGATGCATGTTTGAGAGAAGAAAGAATTGAAAGTAAAGAGGAGAGTCATACTACCTTTGGAATTGATACAACAGTAAAAggtataaaaacaaaaaataagagAATTTGTGGTAG
The genomic region above belongs to Humulus lupulus chromosome 1, drHumLupu1.1, whole genome shotgun sequence and contains:
- the LOC133834004 gene encoding protein FAR1-RELATED SEQUENCE 9-like; amino-acid sequence: MSGKKPKTILTDQDAAMAKALRSQWPETYHRLCIWHMYQNAAKHLSSVFERFCEFATDFGNCIYEYDEECEFIEAWGNMLGKYNLENNDWLAKQFELKEKWALVYGRETFCANMTTTQRSESMNNVLKKYVSYQHTLLRFFKHFERLIDDRRYEELKADFRVSQRNLAPSLPIEILNHAAYVYTPAVLRMFEVEFSKAYNCAMEFCTELGAVTEYKLTPNGKYFHHTVKYDSSIDGAICSCKKFEFAGILCSHILKVFSFRNVLKIPSQYILKRWTKHAKIGATGSTSEIKQGDDPKACLAMRYQDLSRSYTHIVTRASETEKAYKVARNVFKKLWDDVDACLREERIESKEESHTTFGIDTTVKGIKTKNKRICGSSSRPKNSLEKMCKKTKVSKKKSSTKQVSPNFNNNDQVNNYMPDSQPDLSFSTTSFNLNHIGMTPKNSSIGTSMTELLLQAESTSFGFEGNQFFKNI